In Pseudopipra pipra isolate bDixPip1 chromosome 24, bDixPip1.hap1, whole genome shotgun sequence, a single genomic region encodes these proteins:
- the LCK gene encoding tyrosine-protein kinase Lck, with amino-acid sequence MGCCCSSDYDEDWIENIDICEHCNYPIDSDSKNQRLIRNGSEAQDPLVSYESTSPPCSPMQDKLVVALYNYEPKHDGDLRLRKGEKLRVLEENGEWWKAQSLTTGQEGLIPYNFVALVNSLEPEPWFFKNISRKDAERQLLASGNTHGSFLIRESETSKGSYSLSVRDLDETQGETVKHYKIRNMDNGGFYISPRVPFSSLRELVQHYTRSSDGLCTRLGKPCRTQKPQKPWWQDEWEVPRESLKLVEKLGAGQFGEVWMGFYNGHTKVAVKSLKAGSMSPSAFLAEANLMKNLQHPRLVRLYAVVTKEPIYIITEYMEKGSLVDFLKTSEGVKLGINKLLDMAAQISEGMAFIEAKNYIHRDLRAANILVSEALCCKIADFGLARLIEDNEYTAREGAKFPIKWTAPEAINYGTFTIKSDVWSFGILLTEIVTYGRIPYPGMTNPEVIQNLERGYRMPQPDNCPAELYELMRQCWKESPEERPTFEYMKSVLEDFFTATEGQYQQEP; translated from the exons atgggctgctgctgcagctcagactATGACGAGGACTGGATCGAGAACATCGACATCTGTGAGCACTGCAATTACCCCATCGACTCCGACAGCAAGAACCAG AGGCTGATCCGCAATGGCTCCGAGGCGCAAGACCCTCTGGTGTCCTACGAGTCCACGTCCCCGCCGTGCTCCCCCATGCAAG ATAAGCTGGTGGTGGCCCTGTACAACTACGAGCCCAAGCACGATGGGGACCTGCGGCTGCGGAAGGGAGAGAAGCTCCGTGTCCTGGAGGA GAATGGGGAGTGGTGGAAGGCACAGTCGCTCACCACCGGCCAGGAGGGATTGATCCCCTACAACTTCGTGGCCTTGGTGAACAGCCTGGAGCCCGAGCC gtggTTCTTCAAGAACATCAGCCGCAAGGACGCCGAGCGGCAGCTCCTGGCGTCGGGCAACACGCACGGCTCCTTCCTCATCCGGGAGAGCGAGACCTCCAAAG GCTCGTACTCACTGTCCGTGCGGGACCTGGATGAGACCCAGGGGGAGACGGTGAAGCACTACAAGATCCGGAACATGGACAACGGCGGCTTCTACATCTCCCCCCGCGTCCccttcagcagcctcagggAGCTGGTGCAGCACTACACAC GCAGCTCCGACGGGCTCTGCACCCGCCTGGGCAAACCCTGCCGGACGCAGAAGCCGCAGAAGCCGTGGTGGCAGGATGAGTGGGAGGTGCCCAGGGAGTCCCTGAAGCTGGTGGAGAAGCTGGGAGCGGGGCAGTTCGGAGAGGTCTGGATGG GCTTCTACAACGGGCACACGAAGGTGGCTGTGAAGAGCCTGAAGGCGGGCAGCATGTCCCCCAGCGCCTTCCTGGCCGAGGCCAACCTCATGAAGAACCTGCAGCACCCGCGGCTGGTGCGGCTCTACGCCGTGGTCACCAAGGAGCCCATCTACATCATCACCGAGTACATGGAGAAGG gcagccTCGTGGACTTCCTCAAGACCTCGGAGGGAGTCAAGCTCGGCATCAACAAGCTCCTGGACATGGCTGCACAG ATTTCCGAAGGCATGGCCTTTATCGAGGCCAAGAACTACATCCACCGTGACCTGAGGGCCGCCAACATCCTCGTCTCGGAGGCGCTGTGCTGCAAAATCGCCGATTTCGGGCTGGCCCGGCTCATCGAGGACAACGAGTACACGGCTCGAGAGG GGGCTAAATTCCCCATTAAGTGGACGGCGCCGGAGGCCATTAATTACGGGACGTTCACCATCAAGTCGGACGTGTGGTCCTTCGGGATCCTGCTCACCGAGATCGTCACCTACGGCCGGATCCCGTATCCAG GGATGACCAACCCCGAGGTGATCCAGAACCTGGAGCGGGGGTACCGGATGCCGCAGCCGGACAACTGCCCCGCGGAGCTGTACGAGCTGATGAGGCAGTgctggaaggagagccccgAGGAGCGCCCCACCTTCGAGTACATGAAGAGTGTGCTCGAGGACTTCTTCACCGCCACCGAGGGCCAGTACCAGCAGGAGCCCTGA